AATCTGATCGACGTCGCCGTCGAGAAGCGCCGGCTGCAATATTCCTTCGACAAGCTGATCGTCTCGCCGGAGATGAAGGAGATCGGCATCGGCGACATCAAGGACGACCGCATGACGCGCGCCATCGGCATCGTGGTCGAGGGCTATCAGCTCGCCCGCGCGCCGACGCCGGCGGAAGTGTTCTCCCGCGAATTCCTGCCGCCGCGCGCGGAGCGGGAGTTGGTGTATACTGCCAACTGAATATTTCGGAGAGACGGTCATGGCCACGGAGATCTCGGCAACCAGCCTGTTCCGTGGCCCCGGCCAGGCTATCAGCGACAATGTCGTGCTGCGGCACGACGGCGGCCTCATCACCGGCATCTCGGAAGGAGCGGAGCCTGCCAGCGGCCCTCGCTCCTTCGTCATTCCGGCCTTCGTCAACGCCCATGACCATGCCCGGGCGACCGCATCGTCCTTCGGCGCGGTCGGCATGCCCCTGGAAAGCTGGATCCTGCGGACTGTGCTCGGCACGCCGGTCGATCCCTATCTGACCGCGGCGTCTGCGCTGGCGCGCTCGGCCAAGGCCGGCTGCGCCGCTATGATGGTGCATTATACGCGCCCGAGCGGGACAATGCCTTTGCTCGATGAAGCCAGCGCCGTTGCGAGAGCGGCATCGGACGTCGGCATCCGCATGGCCTTTGCGATCGCAGTGCGCGACCAAAATCCGATCGTGTACGGTGATGCCGGGCCGGTGCTCTCGTCTCTTCCCGGCGACGATCGCAAGACCATCGAAGACCTCTTCGTCCGCGCGCCGATGTCGCCGAAGGTCTATATCGAGCTGACCGACGCAATTGCCGCCGCCATCGCCGGCCCGATGGTGGACGTGCAGCTCGGTCCCGCCGGCGTGCAATGGTGCTCGAAGCCGCTGCTGGAGGCGGTGGCGCAGAGTTCGGCACTGACCGGCCGCCGCATCCATATGCATCTGCTGGAGACCGTCTATCAGCGCGCCTGGGCCGATCAGAATTTTCCCGATATGGTGCGCTGGCTGCGTGACATCGGCTTCCTCTCCGAGCGGTTGACGCTGGCGCATTGCATCCACGCGCGGCCGGACGAACTAGAGATGATCGCGGCGTCAGGCGCACGCATCGTCACCAATTTCAGCTCGAACATGCATCTGCGCTCGGGGCTCGCTCCGATCGCCGCCGCGCACGGATGCGGCTGCGCCATCGCCGTTGGCGTCGACGGGCTGGCGCTGGACGAGGACGACGACATCCTGCGCGAGATGCGGCTGGTGCAGCTGGTCCATGGCGGCGTCGGCTTCAAGCCGACCTGGACGCCGGCCGAGATGTTTGCGCTCGCCATCCGCAATGGTCGCCGCGCCACCGGCGCACCCGGGAGCGGAGAGCTCGTCGCCGGTAACCCCGCCGACTACGTCGTGATCGATCTCGACCGGCTCGATCGCGACCAGATCATGCCCGTCGATCCCATGGCGCTGCTGTTTGCACGCGGCAGTGCATCGCTGGTCAACGAGGTCGTCGTCGGCGGCCAGACGATCGTGAGGGACGGCGTCTGCACGGGTGTAGACTTGCCCGCGATCGAGCACGAGTTGCGGGCGATGTACTGCGCCAATGTCGGCCGCTACACGAATTTCCAGCGGATATGGCCGCCGCTTTCGGAGCGACTATCCGGCTGGTTCGAGCAGCAGCTCACCTGCGACTAGGGCAGGGCGTTCCGCGCGGCCGGGCCGATACAAAACCGCGATAGCTGATAGGCGGATCCTTGTCTGGTGATCGGTCCGGCTCTGGGTTATCACACGCGCGGCTGCGCACTGACGCGCCCGATGACCCCCTTGAGGAGCCCCCGATGCGTCTTCCCACCCTTGTCCTCGCCCTGACATGCCTTGCAGGCGCAGCCTCAGCCGAGGACCTCACCGGCACGCTCCAGAAGATCAAGGAGACCAAAAAGATCACGCTGGGCTATCAGGAGGCTTCGGTTCCGTTCAGCTATCTCGACGGCAACCAGAAGCCGGTCGGCTTTGCCATGGACATCTGCCTCAAGATCGTCGATGCGGTGAAGAAGCAGCTCGCCATGCCCGACATTGCCGTCGACTATGTCGCCGTGACGTCGTCGAACCGCATTCCGCTGATGGTCAACGGGACGCTTGACCTGCATTGCTCGGCAACCACCAACAATGCCGACCGCCAGAAGCAGGTCGCCTTCACCAACACGCATTTTCTGAGCGCAACGCGGTTCGCCGCCAAGAAGGCCGCCAAGATCAACACCATCGACGACCTCAAGGGCAAGGCGGTCACGGCCGTGGCCGGCTCGGTCAACCTGAACCAGCTTGCCAAGGTCAACACCGAGCGCAATCTTGGCATCAAGATCATGCCGGCCGTGGACCAGGCTGAGGCGTTCCTGCTGCTGGAAACCGACCGTGCCCAGGCCTACGCGCTCGACGACGTCCAGCTCGCGGTCGCCATTGCGCGCTCGAAG
The genomic region above belongs to Bradyrhizobium arachidis and contains:
- a CDS encoding amidohydrolase family protein produces the protein MATEISATSLFRGPGQAISDNVVLRHDGGLITGISEGAEPASGPRSFVIPAFVNAHDHARATASSFGAVGMPLESWILRTVLGTPVDPYLTAASALARSAKAGCAAMMVHYTRPSGTMPLLDEASAVARAASDVGIRMAFAIAVRDQNPIVYGDAGPVLSSLPGDDRKTIEDLFVRAPMSPKVYIELTDAIAAAIAGPMVDVQLGPAGVQWCSKPLLEAVAQSSALTGRRIHMHLLETVYQRAWADQNFPDMVRWLRDIGFLSERLTLAHCIHARPDELEMIAASGARIVTNFSSNMHLRSGLAPIAAAHGCGCAIAVGVDGLALDEDDDILREMRLVQLVHGGVGFKPTWTPAEMFALAIRNGRRATGAPGSGELVAGNPADYVVIDLDRLDRDQIMPVDPMALLFARGSASLVNEVVVGGQTIVRDGVCTGVDLPAIEHELRAMYCANVGRYTNFQRIWPPLSERLSGWFEQQLTCD
- a CDS encoding amino acid ABC transporter substrate-binding protein; translated protein: MRLPTLVLALTCLAGAASAEDLTGTLQKIKETKKITLGYQEASVPFSYLDGNQKPVGFAMDICLKIVDAVKKQLAMPDIAVDYVAVTSSNRIPLMVNGTLDLHCSATTNNADRQKQVAFTNTHFLSATRFAAKKAAKINTIDDLKGKAVTAVAGSVNLNQLAKVNTERNLGIKIMPAVDQAEAFLLLETDRAQAYALDDVQLAVAIARSKEPALFMISEETFAKAEPFGIMLRREDAPFKALADRATAELYASPEIEVLYKRWLESPTPPNGINYNVPMSPALRNAFKNPSSSADPDVYVVK